Proteins from a single region of Starkeya sp. ORNL1:
- the prmC gene encoding peptide chain release factor N(5)-glutamine methyltransferase, with translation MRRLAGVETPEREARHLLKAVLGFSDIEFIARPDAPVSPQHTAQALDLASRRANGEPLARLIGRREFWSLDFALAPETLVPRPETETLVEAALAVFPDRGAALRVLDLGTGTGALLAAFLSERPNALGIGVDLSDGAARQAHANLASLGLANRSAIIVGNWAEAIKGGFDLVLSNPPYISRGEIVALDTEVRVHDPLLALDGGDDGLAAYRAIARVLPRLLREGGRAILELGIGQEAEVAHLLEHVGLPPDGPARRDLGGIPRAIVTIAAPVCVPCGKKGLGTPDRTD, from the coding sequence ATGCGCCGGCTCGCCGGCGTCGAGACGCCGGAACGTGAGGCCCGGCATCTGCTGAAAGCCGTGCTCGGGTTTTCCGACATCGAGTTCATCGCCCGCCCTGATGCGCCAGTGTCCCCGCAGCACACCGCGCAGGCTCTCGACCTCGCTTCCCGTCGCGCCAATGGCGAGCCACTGGCACGTCTCATTGGCCGCCGCGAATTCTGGAGCCTGGACTTCGCCCTGGCGCCGGAGACGCTGGTGCCGCGCCCGGAGACCGAGACCCTGGTGGAAGCGGCGCTGGCCGTCTTCCCCGACCGCGGTGCCGCATTGCGCGTGCTCGATCTCGGCACCGGCACCGGCGCCCTCCTCGCCGCCTTCCTCAGCGAGCGCCCGAACGCCCTGGGCATCGGCGTCGATCTCTCGGACGGTGCCGCTCGACAGGCCCACGCCAACCTGGCGTCGCTCGGCCTGGCGAATCGCAGTGCCATCATCGTCGGCAATTGGGCCGAGGCGATAAAGGGCGGCTTCGACCTTGTGCTTTCCAACCCGCCTTACATATCAAGGGGTGAGATAGTCGCCCTCGATACGGAGGTGCGCGTTCACGATCCGCTTCTGGCGCTCGACGGGGGTGACGACGGCCTTGCTGCCTATCGCGCTATTGCCCGCGTCTTGCCCCGCCTGTTGCGCGAGGGCGGCCGGGCGATCCTGGAACTCGGTATCGGACAGGAAGCGGAAGTCGCGCATCTGCTGGAACACGTCGGCTTGCCGCCGGACGGTCCGGCGCGCCGCGACCTTGGCGGCATTCCCCGCGCCATCGTTACGATTGCTGCACCGGTTTGCGTGCCCTGCGGCAAAAAAGGGCTTGGAACGCCGGATCGAACCGATTAG
- the prfA gene encoding peptide chain release factor 1 has protein sequence MVMLPDARLDQLLARHAEIEHALSASPDAEAYVRLSREFADLTPLIERVKALRAAQREQVDARALIDDPSTDAEMAALAYAESQELDARIEELVREVRLALLPKDAMDERGVILEVRAGTGGDEAALFAGDLFRMYERFAALNGWSVEALSMNEGTAGGFKEIIAAIHGRGAYAKLKYESGVHRVQRVPDTEGSGRIHTSAATVAVLPEVEDVDIDIDEGDLRIDVFRASGAGGQHVNKTESAVRITHMPTGVVVAVQDERSQHKNKARAMALLRARLYDAEREKRDSARAADRRGQVGSGDRSERIRTYNFPQARVTDHRIGLTLHKLPEILAGEGLGELVEALTTEHQAALLAEAESGWAQA, from the coding sequence ATCGTCATGTTGCCCGATGCCCGCCTCGACCAGTTGCTCGCCCGCCATGCGGAGATCGAGCATGCGCTGTCCGCCAGCCCGGACGCGGAGGCCTATGTCCGGCTGTCGCGCGAGTTCGCCGACCTCACGCCGCTGATCGAGCGCGTCAAGGCGCTGCGGGCCGCCCAGCGTGAACAGGTCGATGCCCGCGCGCTCATCGACGACCCCTCGACCGATGCCGAGATGGCAGCGCTCGCCTATGCCGAATCGCAGGAACTCGATGCCCGCATCGAAGAACTGGTGCGCGAGGTGCGGCTCGCGCTGCTGCCCAAGGACGCCATGGACGAGCGCGGCGTCATCCTCGAAGTGCGCGCCGGCACCGGCGGAGACGAGGCGGCTTTGTTCGCCGGCGACCTGTTCCGCATGTATGAGCGCTTTGCCGCGCTCAATGGCTGGTCGGTCGAGGCGCTCTCGATGAATGAGGGCACCGCCGGCGGCTTCAAGGAAATCATCGCCGCCATCCATGGCCGCGGCGCCTATGCCAAGCTGAAGTACGAATCCGGCGTGCACCGCGTGCAGCGCGTGCCGGACACCGAGGGGTCGGGGCGCATCCACACCTCCGCAGCCACCGTCGCCGTGCTGCCCGAAGTCGAGGACGTCGATATCGACATCGACGAGGGCGACCTGCGCATCGACGTGTTCCGCGCCTCAGGCGCCGGCGGCCAGCACGTCAACAAGACCGAAAGCGCGGTGCGCATCACCCACATGCCGACCGGCGTCGTGGTCGCGGTGCAGGACGAGCGCTCGCAGCACAAGAACAAGGCCCGCGCCATGGCGTTGCTGCGCGCCCGGCTCTATGACGCCGAGCGCGAGAAGCGCGACAGCGCCCGCGCCGCCGACCGTCGCGGCCAGGTCGGCTCCGGCGATCGCTCCGAGCGCATCCGCACCTATAATTTTCCGCAAGCCCGCGTCACCGACCACCGCATCGGCCTGACGCTGCACAAGCTGCCGGAAATCCTTGCCGGCGAAGGCCTTGGCGAACTGGTCGAGGCGCTCACCACCGAGCATCAGGCCGCGTTGCTCGCGGAAGCCGAATCCGGCTGGGCGCAGGCGTGA
- the ptsP gene encoding phosphoenolpyruvate--protein phosphotransferase, translating to MRGALGGPRVLLRRLREVMAEPVSAQDRLDKIVVLIAANMVAEVCSVYVLRVDGTLELYATEGLNRTAVHLTVMRIDEGLVGTVAREAEPVSLSNAQAHPAFSYRPETGEEIYHSFLGVPILRAGNTLGVLVVQNRAHRTYTEEEVEALQTTAMVLAEIIASGELTAMARPGAEPAARRPLHIKGLALSEGIGLGHVVLHEPRIEVTKVIADDVPGELTRLDEAIETLRSSIDAMLEDEGVARVGEHREILEAYRMFANDRGWTQRMREAVMTGLTAEGAVERVQSDTRARMLRMTDPYLRERMHDIDDLANRLLRQLTGRAGGPEKSQIPDNAIIVARNMSPAALLDYDRARVRGVILEEGAATSHLTIVARALNVAAVGHVENIVGLVDPGDAVIVDGISGEVHVRPPADVEAAYAEKVRFRARRLERYAALRDVPSVTKDGVPIELHLNAGLLVDLPHIAETGAVGIGLFRTELQFMIASAFPRTNEQLKLYRSVLDAAGDRPVVFRTLDIGGDKVLPYMRAIEEENPALGWRAIRLGLDRPGLLRSQIRALLRAATGRELRLIFPMVSAVEEFDRARHIVERELTHLRRHGHDLPERVLVGVMLEVPALLFQLEELFSKVDFASVGSNDLVQFLFAADRGNPRVADRFDSLSPASLRALKLVADVAARHGKPVTLCGEIASHPLEALALAAIGYRKLSVSPASFGPVKAMLLELDLAAASALVAPLLANGASQGSVRSRLKAFAEAAGLPL from the coding sequence ATGCGAGGCGCGCTCGGCGGCCCGCGCGTGCTTCTGAGGCGACTTCGCGAGGTCATGGCGGAGCCGGTCAGCGCGCAGGACCGCCTCGACAAGATCGTGGTGCTGATTGCCGCCAACATGGTGGCCGAGGTGTGCTCGGTCTATGTGCTGCGCGTCGACGGCACCCTCGAACTCTACGCTACGGAAGGCCTGAACCGCACCGCGGTGCATCTCACCGTCATGCGCATCGACGAGGGCCTGGTCGGCACCGTGGCCCGCGAGGCCGAGCCGGTGAGCCTCTCCAACGCGCAGGCGCACCCCGCCTTCTCGTATCGCCCGGAGACCGGCGAGGAGATCTACCACTCCTTCCTCGGCGTGCCGATCCTGCGCGCCGGCAACACGCTCGGCGTGCTGGTGGTGCAGAACCGCGCCCACCGCACCTACACCGAAGAAGAGGTCGAGGCGCTGCAGACCACCGCCATGGTCCTCGCCGAGATCATCGCGTCGGGCGAGCTCACCGCCATGGCCCGGCCCGGCGCCGAGCCGGCGGCGCGGCGCCCGCTCCACATCAAGGGCCTCGCGCTCTCCGAAGGCATCGGCCTCGGCCATGTCGTGCTGCACGAGCCGCGCATCGAGGTGACCAAGGTCATCGCCGATGACGTGCCGGGCGAGCTTACCCGCCTCGACGAGGCGATCGAGACGCTGCGCTCCTCGATCGATGCCATGCTGGAGGACGAGGGCGTCGCCCGCGTCGGCGAGCATCGCGAGATCCTCGAAGCCTATCGCATGTTCGCCAATGACCGTGGCTGGACCCAGCGCATGCGCGAGGCGGTGATGACCGGCCTCACCGCCGAAGGCGCGGTCGAGCGCGTGCAGTCGGACACCCGCGCCCGCATGCTGCGCATGACCGATCCGTACCTGCGCGAGCGCATGCACGACATTGACGACCTCGCCAATCGGCTGCTGCGCCAGCTCACCGGTCGCGCCGGCGGGCCGGAAAAGAGCCAGATCCCGGACAACGCCATCATCGTCGCCCGCAATATGAGCCCGGCGGCGCTGCTGGACTATGACCGCGCCCGGGTGCGCGGCGTCATCCTCGAAGAGGGCGCGGCCACCAGCCACCTCACCATCGTCGCGCGTGCCCTGAACGTCGCCGCGGTCGGTCATGTCGAGAACATTGTCGGCCTGGTCGATCCGGGCGACGCGGTGATCGTCGACGGCATCAGCGGCGAGGTGCATGTGCGCCCGCCGGCCGATGTCGAGGCGGCCTATGCCGAGAAGGTGCGCTTCCGCGCCCGGCGGCTGGAGCGCTACGCCGCGCTGCGCGACGTGCCGAGCGTCACCAAGGACGGCGTGCCGATCGAATTGCACCTGAATGCGGGCCTGCTGGTCGACCTGCCGCACATCGCCGAGACCGGCGCGGTCGGCATCGGCCTGTTCCGCACCGAACTGCAATTCATGATCGCCTCGGCCTTCCCGCGCACCAACGAGCAGCTGAAGCTCTATCGCTCGGTGCTCGACGCCGCCGGCGACCGCCCGGTGGTGTTCCGCACCCTCGACATCGGCGGCGACAAGGTGCTGCCCTATATGCGCGCCATCGAGGAGGAGAACCCGGCGCTCGGCTGGCGCGCCATCCGCCTCGGGCTCGACCGGCCCGGCTTGCTGCGCAGCCAGATCCGCGCGCTGCTGCGCGCCGCCACCGGGCGCGAGTTGCGCCTGATCTTCCCGATGGTCTCGGCGGTTGAAGAGTTCGACCGCGCCCGCCATATCGTCGAGCGCGAATTGACCCATCTGCGCCGCCACGGCCATGATTTGCCGGAACGCGTGCTGGTCGGCGTCATGCTGGAAGTGCCGGCGCTGCTGTTCCAGCTCGAGGAATTGTTCTCCAAGGTCGATTTCGCCTCTGTCGGCTCGAACGATCTGGTGCAGTTCCTGTTCGCCGCCGACCGCGGCAATCCGCGTGTCGCCGATCGTTTCGATTCGCTCTCTCCCGCCTCGCTGCGGGCGCTGAAGCTGGTCGCCGATGTCGCCGCCAGGCACGGCAAGCCGGTGACGCTGTGCGGCGAGATCGCCTCGCACCCGCTGGAAGCGCTGGCGCTCGCTGCCATCGGCTATCGTAAGCTCTCGGTCTCCCCGGCCTCGTTCGGGCCGGTGAAGGCGATGCTGCTGGAACTCGACCTTGCCGCGGCGTCCGCTCTGGTCGCGCCGCTGCTCGCCAACGGCGCCAGCCAGGGGTCGGTGCGCTCCCGCCTGAAGGCGTTCGCCGAGGCCGCGGGCCTGCCGCTCTAG
- a CDS encoding aspartate kinase: MARLVMKFGGTSVANVERIRNVARHVKREVEAGHQVAVVVSAMSGKTNELVAWCRETALLHDSREYDAIVASGEQVTSGLLAIALQDLGIPARSWQGWQLPISTDDAHSSARILDVNGTELIRRFSESGEVAVIAGFQGMHLPSGRLTTLGRGGSDTSAVAVAAAIKADRCDIYTDVDGVYTTDPRIVPKAKRLDKVAFEEMLEMASLGAKVLQVRSVELAMVHKVRTFVRSSFTDPDAPELRTNGDPPGTLICDEEEIVESEVVTGIAFARDEAQVSIRRVADKPGIAAGIFVPLAEAHINVDMIVQNISAEGFTDITFTVPTADFERAKAALQAARENIGFETIEGATDVVKISIIGIGMRSHAGVAARAFRALAERGINIRLISTSEIKISVLIDAAYTELAVRTLHSVYGLDA, from the coding sequence ATGGCACGTCTGGTGATGAAGTTCGGCGGCACGTCCGTCGCGAACGTGGAGCGCATTCGCAACGTCGCGCGCCACGTCAAACGCGAGGTCGAGGCCGGCCACCAGGTCGCGGTCGTGGTCTCCGCCATGTCCGGCAAGACCAACGAACTGGTCGCCTGGTGCCGCGAGACCGCGCTGCTGCACGATTCGCGCGAATATGACGCCATCGTCGCCTCCGGCGAGCAGGTGACGTCTGGCCTGCTCGCCATCGCGTTGCAGGATCTCGGCATCCCCGCCCGCTCCTGGCAGGGCTGGCAGCTGCCGATCTCGACCGACGACGCCCACAGTTCGGCGCGCATCCTCGACGTCAATGGTACGGAGCTGATCCGCCGCTTCAGCGAGAGCGGCGAGGTGGCGGTGATCGCCGGTTTCCAGGGCATGCACCTGCCGTCCGGACGCCTGACCACGCTCGGCCGCGGCGGCTCCGACACCAGCGCGGTGGCAGTCGCCGCCGCCATCAAGGCCGATCGCTGCGACATCTATACCGATGTCGACGGCGTCTATACAACCGATCCGCGCATCGTTCCGAAGGCCAAGCGGCTGGACAAGGTGGCGTTCGAGGAAATGCTGGAAATGGCGTCGCTCGGCGCCAAGGTGCTCCAGGTGCGCTCGGTCGAGCTCGCCATGGTGCACAAGGTGCGCACGTTCGTGCGCTCCAGCTTTACCGACCCGGATGCGCCGGAACTGCGCACCAACGGCGATCCGCCGGGAACCCTGATCTGCGACGAGGAGGAAATCGTGGAGAGTGAAGTCGTCACCGGCATTGCCTTCGCGCGTGACGAGGCTCAGGTGAGCATACGACGCGTGGCCGACAAGCCGGGGATCGCCGCCGGCATCTTCGTGCCGCTCGCCGAAGCCCACATCAATGTCGACATGATCGTCCAGAACATCTCGGCGGAAGGCTTCACCGACATCACCTTCACCGTGCCGACCGCGGACTTCGAGCGCGCCAAGGCGGCGCTCCAGGCGGCGCGCGAGAACATCGGCTTCGAGACCATCGAAGGCGCCACCGACGTGGTGAAGATCTCCATCATCGGCATCGGCATGCGCTCGCACGCCGGCGTCGCTGCCCGCGCTTTCCGGGCGCTGGCCGAGCGCGGCATCAATATCCGCCTCATCAGCACCTCGGAGATCAAGATATCGGTGTTGATCGACGCCGCCTACACTGAGCTTGCCGTCCGGACTCTCCATTCGGTATACGGGCTCGACGCCTGA
- the ubiG gene encoding bifunctional 2-polyprenyl-6-hydroxyphenol methylase/3-demethylubiquinol 3-O-methyltransferase UbiG, with product MPHPAETTVDPREVERFAALAAQWWNPRGTMKVLHTFNPVRLGYLREKLVMHFGSDPRAMRPLEGLRLLDIGCGGGLLSEPLARMGASVVGIDPAERNIAVASLHAEQSGVSVDYRATTAEALADAGERFDAVLAMEVVEHVADVSLFIRRAAEMVKPGGLMCAATLNRTKRSFALAIVGAEYVLGWLPRGTHDWRKFVTPDELEAAMAAGGLEVIDREGVIFNPLADEWRRAGDLSVNYMMLAERPS from the coding sequence ATGCCGCATCCTGCCGAAACCACCGTCGATCCCCGCGAAGTCGAGCGCTTCGCCGCGCTGGCCGCACAATGGTGGAATCCGCGCGGCACGATGAAGGTGCTGCACACCTTCAATCCGGTCCGGCTGGGCTATCTGCGCGAGAAGCTGGTCATGCATTTCGGCAGTGATCCACGGGCGATGCGCCCGCTGGAAGGCCTGCGGCTGCTCGACATCGGCTGCGGCGGCGGCCTGCTCAGCGAGCCGCTGGCGCGGATGGGGGCGTCGGTGGTCGGCATCGATCCGGCCGAGCGGAACATTGCGGTCGCGAGCCTCCATGCCGAGCAGAGCGGCGTCAGCGTCGATTATCGCGCGACCACGGCGGAGGCGCTGGCAGATGCCGGTGAGCGCTTCGACGCCGTGCTGGCGATGGAGGTAGTGGAGCACGTCGCCGACGTGTCGCTGTTCATCCGACGGGCCGCCGAGATGGTGAAGCCGGGCGGGCTGATGTGTGCGGCGACGCTGAACCGCACCAAGCGCAGCTTCGCCCTCGCCATCGTCGGCGCGGAGTATGTGCTGGGCTGGCTGCCGCGCGGCACCCATGATTGGCGCAAATTCGTCACCCCGGACGAATTGGAGGCGGCGATGGCCGCCGGCGGGCTGGAGGTCATCGACCGCGAAGGGGTGATCTTCAACCCGCTGGCCGACGAATGGCGGCGGGCGGGGGACCTCTCGGTCAACTACATGATGCTGGCGGAGAGGCCGAGCTGA
- the clpB gene encoding ATP-dependent chaperone ClpB, with the protein MNFDIYTERARGFVQSAQSLALREGNQQFTPEHLLKVLLDDPEGLCAGLIARAGGDPRMVLAETEAALKKLPKVEGSGAGQVYLAPGTARVFDAAEQAAKKAGDGYVTVERLLLALALEKDSEAGKILIKAGATPQKINTAIEELRKGRTADSPTAENAYDALKKYARDLTEAAREGKLDPVIGRDEEIRRTIQVLSRRTKNNPVLIGEPGVGKTAIVEGLALRIVDGDVPESLKDKKLLALDMGALIAGAKYRGEFEERLKSVLSEVEAAEGGIILFIDEMHTLVGAGKADGAMDASNLLKPALARGELHCVGATTLDEYRKHVEKDAALARRFQPVFVNEPSVEDTVSILRGIKEKYELHHGVRITDSALVAAATLSNRYITDRFLPDKAIDLMDEAASRLRMQVDSKPEELDSIDREIVRLRIEQEALKKETDAGSRDRLKKLEKELAELEEQSTSITQRWKAEKEKLGDAQKLKSELEAARTELANAQRAGEYQKAGELAYGKIPALEKKLAAIEAKDGSTPAGMVEEAVTPDHIAGVVSRWTGVPVDKMLTGEKEKLLRMEDELAKRVIGQREAVEAVSTAVRRARAGLQDPHRPIGSFMFLGPTGVGKTELTKALAAFLFDDDTALVRIDMSEYMEKHAVARLIGAPPGYVGYEEGGALTEAVRRRPYQVVLFDEIEKAHPDVFNVLLQVLDDGRLTDGQGRTVDFRNTLIVMTSNLGSEFLVNQPEGQDSEAVRDEVMTAVRAHFRPEFLNRVDEIVLFHRLRRDQMGAIVDIQAARLRKLLEDRKITLELTPEARDFLAEKGYDAAYGARPLKRVIQKLLQDPLAGRILAGTVKDGDVVRVEKGANELLFDTRPAVEEAA; encoded by the coding sequence ATGAACTTCGACATCTATACCGAGCGCGCACGCGGATTCGTGCAGTCGGCGCAGTCGCTTGCGCTGCGCGAGGGCAACCAGCAATTCACGCCCGAACACCTGTTGAAGGTGCTGCTCGATGATCCGGAGGGCCTGTGCGCCGGATTGATCGCGCGCGCCGGCGGCGATCCGCGCATGGTGCTGGCCGAGACCGAAGCGGCGCTGAAGAAGCTGCCCAAGGTGGAGGGCTCCGGCGCCGGCCAGGTCTATCTGGCGCCCGGCACCGCGCGGGTGTTCGACGCCGCCGAGCAGGCGGCGAAGAAGGCCGGCGACGGCTATGTCACCGTCGAGCGGCTGCTGCTCGCGCTGGCGCTGGAGAAGGACAGCGAGGCGGGCAAGATTCTCATCAAGGCCGGCGCCACGCCGCAGAAGATCAACACCGCCATCGAGGAACTGCGCAAGGGCCGCACCGCGGACAGCCCGACCGCGGAGAACGCCTATGATGCGCTCAAGAAATATGCCCGCGACCTCACCGAGGCGGCGCGCGAGGGCAAGCTCGACCCGGTGATCGGCCGTGACGAGGAGATTCGCCGCACCATCCAGGTGCTGTCCCGGCGCACCAAGAACAATCCGGTGCTGATCGGCGAGCCCGGCGTCGGCAAGACCGCCATCGTCGAGGGCCTCGCGCTGCGCATCGTCGATGGCGACGTGCCGGAGAGCCTGAAGGACAAGAAGCTGCTCGCGCTCGACATGGGGGCGCTGATCGCCGGCGCGAAGTATCGCGGCGAGTTCGAGGAGCGGCTGAAGTCCGTGCTGTCCGAGGTCGAGGCGGCGGAAGGCGGCATCATCCTGTTCATCGACGAGATGCACACGCTGGTCGGCGCCGGCAAGGCGGACGGGGCGATGGACGCCTCGAACCTGCTCAAGCCCGCGCTGGCGCGTGGCGAATTACACTGCGTCGGCGCCACCACGCTCGACGAGTACCGCAAGCATGTCGAGAAGGACGCCGCGCTGGCCCGCCGCTTCCAGCCGGTCTTCGTCAATGAGCCGAGCGTGGAGGACACCGTCTCCATCCTGCGCGGCATCAAGGAGAAGTACGAGCTGCATCACGGCGTGCGCATCACCGACAGCGCGCTGGTGGCGGCGGCGACCTTGTCGAACCGCTACATCACCGACCGTTTCCTGCCCGACAAGGCGATCGACCTTATGGACGAGGCGGCCTCACGGCTGCGCATGCAGGTCGATTCCAAGCCCGAGGAGCTGGACTCGATCGACCGTGAGATCGTGCGCCTGCGCATTGAGCAGGAGGCGCTGAAGAAGGAGACCGATGCCGGCTCCCGGGACCGGCTGAAGAAGCTGGAGAAGGAACTGGCCGAGCTCGAGGAGCAGTCGACCTCCATCACCCAGCGCTGGAAGGCGGAGAAGGAGAAGCTCGGCGACGCGCAGAAGCTCAAGAGCGAGCTGGAAGCCGCGCGCACCGAACTCGCCAACGCCCAGCGCGCCGGCGAGTACCAGAAGGCCGGCGAGCTTGCCTATGGCAAGATCCCGGCGCTGGAGAAGAAGCTCGCCGCGATCGAGGCGAAGGACGGCTCCACGCCGGCTGGCATGGTCGAGGAGGCGGTGACGCCCGATCACATCGCCGGCGTGGTCTCGCGCTGGACCGGGGTGCCGGTCGACAAGATGCTGACCGGCGAGAAGGAGAAGCTGCTGCGGATGGAGGACGAGCTGGCCAAGCGCGTCATCGGCCAGCGGGAGGCGGTGGAGGCCGTCTCGACGGCCGTGCGACGCGCGCGGGCGGGATTGCAGGATCCCCACCGGCCGATCGGCTCCTTCATGTTCCTCGGCCCGACCGGCGTCGGCAAGACCGAGCTGACCAAGGCGTTGGCGGCGTTCCTGTTCGACGACGACACCGCGCTCGTGCGCATCGACATGTCGGAATACATGGAGAAGCACGCGGTGGCCCGGCTGATCGGCGCGCCTCCCGGCTATGTCGGCTATGAGGAGGGCGGCGCACTAACCGAGGCGGTGCGGCGCCGGCCCTACCAGGTGGTGCTGTTCGACGAGATCGAGAAGGCGCATCCGGACGTGTTCAATGTCCTGTTGCAAGTGCTCGATGACGGACGGCTCACCGACGGGCAGGGCCGCACGGTCGACTTCCGCAACACGCTGATCGTCATGACCTCGAACCTCGGTTCGGAGTTCCTGGTGAACCAGCCGGAGGGACAGGACAGCGAAGCGGTGCGCGACGAGGTGATGACAGCGGTGAGGGCGCATTTCCGCCCGGAATTCCTCAACCGCGTCGACGAAATCGTGCTGTTCCACCGCCTGCGCCGCGACCAGATGGGCGCCATCGTCGATATCCAGGCGGCGCGGCTGCGCAAGCTGCTGGAGGATCGCAAGATCACTCTGGAGCTGACCCCCGAGGCACGGGATTTCCTCGCCGAGAAGGGCTACGACGCCGCCTATGGCGCGCGCCCGCTGAAGCGCGTGATCCAGAAACTGCTGCAGGATCCGCTGGCCGGCCGCATCCTCGCCGGCACGGTGAAGGATGGCGACGTGGTGCGGGTGGAGAAGGGCGCGAACGAGCTGCTGTTCGACACCCGCCCGGCGGTCGAAGAGGCGGCTTGA
- a CDS encoding substrate-binding domain-containing protein — protein MRLVLLAATLALTGSLSARAGTVTIAATTSLQDSGLFAYLLPKYTALTGTKIDVVSRASAQALLVAEHDGADLVVVNEPDALTRFVDQRHGVYRRRLMANDFLIAGPRSDPAKVARTKDGAAALRAIAQARAPYVSRADNSGTHTKEQKLWARAGINPKARTGNWLRETGLGMGDTLEIADKLGAYILTDRATFVARRNRLKLDVLVEGDPDFYNPYEIVMVSPLRHPRGNAEEAKALLDWLTGKDGQAAIGDFKVDGTVLFHPSVE, from the coding sequence ATGAGGCTTGTGCTCCTCGCGGCGACCCTCGCTTTGACGGGAAGCCTCAGTGCGCGTGCCGGCACGGTTACCATCGCGGCGACCACCTCGCTGCAGGATTCCGGCCTGTTCGCCTACCTGCTCCCGAAATACACCGCGCTTACCGGCACCAAGATCGATGTCGTGTCGCGGGCCTCCGCCCAGGCGCTGCTGGTGGCGGAGCATGACGGCGCCGACCTCGTGGTGGTGAACGAGCCCGACGCGCTGACGCGCTTCGTCGACCAGCGCCACGGCGTCTACCGGCGCCGGCTGATGGCGAATGATTTCCTGATTGCCGGCCCGCGGTCCGATCCGGCCAAGGTCGCGCGCACCAAGGACGGCGCCGCCGCGCTGCGTGCCATCGCCCAGGCACGCGCGCCCTATGTTTCGCGCGCCGACAATTCCGGCACCCACACCAAGGAGCAGAAGCTGTGGGCGCGTGCCGGCATCAATCCCAAGGCCCGCACCGGCAACTGGCTGCGCGAGACCGGGCTCGGCATGGGCGACACCCTGGAGATCGCCGACAAGCTCGGCGCCTACATATTGACCGACCGCGCCACCTTCGTCGCGCGCCGCAACCGGCTGAAGCTCGACGTGCTGGTCGAAGGCGATCCGGACTTCTACAACCCCTATGAGATCGTGATGGTCTCGCCGCTGCGGCACCCGCGCGGCAATGCCGAGGAGGCGAAAGCCCTGCTCGACTGGCTGACCGGCAAGGACGGCCAGGCGGCCATCGGCGATTTCAAGGTCGACGGCACGGTGCTGTTCCACCCCAGCGTGGAATAG
- a CDS encoding SPFH domain-containing protein: MLPLGLDIFALVILVLVVGTIFAGVKTVPQGYQYTVERFGRYTGTLSPGLNLIMPFVDRIGTKISMMEQVLDVPTQDVITKDNATVTVDGIAFFQVFDAARASYEVARLDLAIMALTTTNIRTVMGSMDLDQLLSHRDEINERLLKVVDAAASPWGVKITRIEIKDIVPPADLVSSMARQMKAEREKRAVVLEAEGQRQSEILRAEGEKQSQILEAEGRREAAFRDAEARERLAEADAKATQMLSDAVAAGDPAALNYYIAEKYVKALEGIITSPNQKVLMLPYEATAIIGSLAGIAEIAKGAFGPDAPKAGSTVVRRPTGPAV; encoded by the coding sequence ATGTTGCCTCTCGGCCTCGATATTTTCGCGCTGGTCATTCTTGTGCTGGTGGTTGGCACCATCTTTGCCGGCGTCAAGACGGTGCCGCAGGGCTACCAGTATACCGTCGAGCGATTCGGCCGCTACACCGGAACGCTGTCACCGGGCCTCAATCTCATCATGCCCTTCGTCGACCGCATCGGCACCAAGATCAGCATGATGGAACAGGTGCTGGACGTCCCGACGCAGGACGTCATCACCAAGGACAATGCCACCGTCACGGTGGACGGCATCGCCTTCTTCCAGGTGTTCGACGCCGCCCGCGCCAGCTATGAGGTCGCGCGCCTCGACCTCGCGATCATGGCGCTGACGACGACCAATATCCGCACCGTCATGGGTTCGATGGACCTCGACCAGTTGCTCTCGCATCGCGACGAGATCAATGAGCGGCTGTTGAAGGTGGTGGATGCCGCGGCCTCGCCTTGGGGCGTGAAGATCACCCGCATCGAGATCAAGGACATCGTGCCGCCGGCCGATCTCGTCTCCTCCATGGCGCGGCAGATGAAGGCCGAGCGCGAGAAGCGCGCGGTGGTGCTGGAGGCGGAGGGCCAGCGGCAGTCCGAAATTCTGCGCGCCGAGGGCGAGAAGCAGTCGCAGATCCTCGAGGCCGAAGGCCGGCGCGAAGCCGCGTTCCGCGATGCCGAGGCCCGCGAGCGCCTCGCCGAGGCCGACGCCAAGGCGACGCAGATGCTGTCGGACGCGGTAGCGGCCGGCGACCCGGCGGCGCTGAACTACTATATCGCCGAGAAATACGTGAAGGCGCTGGAAGGCATCATCACCTCGCCCAACCAGAAGGTGCTGATGCTGCCTTATGAGGCGACCGCTATCATCGGTTCGCTCGCCGGCATCGCCGAAATCGCCAAGGGCGCGTTCGGACCGGATGCTCCGAAGGCCGGCTCCACCGTGGTGCGTCGCCCGACCGGCCCCGCGGTCTAG